A stretch of the Candidatus Omnitrophota bacterium genome encodes the following:
- a CDS encoding response regulator produces MKKKILIVEDEEDVLYLAKIRLKTANYETLEAKNTADAMEVVIKHNPDLILLDLLLPGERGEVFCKRLKSDNELKKIPVILFTATAHEVEEKIKETGADDGIMKPFNPKVLFNKIEKLIK; encoded by the coding sequence ATGAAGAAAAAGATACTGATAGTAGAAGACGAGGAGGATGTATTGTATCTAGCGAAGATCAGGCTGAAAACCGCCAACTACGAGACGCTTGAGGCAAAAAATACCGCGGATGCGATGGAGGTGGTGATAAAACATAATCCGGACTTGATACTCCTGGACCTTCTTTTGCCCGGCGAAAGAGGAGAAGTGTTTTGTAAAAGGCTAAAATCGGACAATGAGCTCAAAAAAATTCCAGTTATATTATTTACCGCGACCGCACATGAGGTTGAGGAAAAGATAAAAGAGACTGGCGCGGATGACGGCATCATGAAGCCCTTTAATCCCAAGGTGTTATTCAATAAGATAGAGAAATTGATAAAATGA